From a region of the Phragmites australis chromosome 21, lpPhrAust1.1, whole genome shotgun sequence genome:
- the LOC133903678 gene encoding probable cytokinin riboside 5'-monophosphate phosphoribohydrolase LOGL10, whose protein sequence is MTLRQSRFKRICVFCGSSQGKKRSYHDAAIELGNELVARSVDLVYGGGSIGLMGLVSQAVYDGGRHVIGVIPKTLMTPEISGETVGEVRPVADMHQRKAEMARQSDAFIALPGGYGTLEELLEVITWAQLGIHHKPVGLLNVDGYYNSLLTFIDKAVEEGFINPSARRIIVLAPTVQELMDKLEEYVPYHDRVASTLNWEMGHLGY, encoded by the exons aTGACTCTGAGGCAGTCGAGGTTCAAGAGGATCTGCGTCTTCTGCGGCAGCAGCCAGGGCAAGAAGCGGAGCTACCATGACGCCGCCATTGAGCTCGGCAACGAGCTG GTGGCGCGGAGCGTCGACCTGGTGTACGGCGGCGGCAGCATCGGGCTCATGGGGCTCGTCTCCCAGGCGGTCTACGACGGCGGCAGGCACGTCATCGG CGTCATTCCCAAGACTCTCATGACCCCAGAG ATAAGTGGCGAGACGGTGGGGGAGGTGCGGCCGGTGGCAGACATGCACCAGAGGAAGGCAGAGATGGCGAGGCAGTCCGACGCCTTCATAGCCCTGCCCG gaggGTACGGGACGCTGGAGGAGCTGCTCGAGGTGATTACATGGGCGCAGCTGGGCATCCATCACAAGCCG GTGGGGCTGCTGAACGTGGACGGCTACTACAACTCGCTGCTGACGTTCATCGacaaggcggtggaggaggggtTCATCAACCCCAGCGCCCGCCGCATCATCGTGCTCGCACCGACGGTGCAGGAGCTCATGGACAAGCTCGAG GAGTACGTGCCTTACCACGACAGGGTGGCGTCCACGCTGAACTGGGAGATGGGCCACCTAGGCTACTGA
- the LOC133903412 gene encoding mitochondrial import inner membrane translocase subunit PAM16 like 2-like isoform X1, producing MVQRATPRPFWNLPLQSPPNQSRTQTRALPLPSRRLSGSWSHHVGATMAGKLIANLIVMGSTIIGRAMLQAYRKALDNANKIGVAHEAMNNIRRASKTMTEQEARQILGVFEQSTWEEIVQRYDNLFERNTKSGSFYLQSKVHRAKECLETVYQKNKQDGTPT from the exons ATGGTCCAGCGAGCAACGCCTCGTCCCTTCTGGAACCTTCCTCTCCAGTCTCCTCCCAACCAATCGCGAACACAGACGCGAGcactccccctcccctctcggcGTCTCTCCGGCAGCTGGTCGCATCACGTCGGAGCCACCATG GCTGGGAAGCTTATTGCAAACCTGATTGTCATGGGCTCTACAATTATAGGAAGAGCTATGCTTCAGGCATACCGTAAAGCACTTGACA ATGCAAATAAAATTGGTGTGGCCCATGAAGCAATGAATAATATTCGGAGAGCCAGCAAAACAATGACCGAGCAAGAAGCGAGGCAGATACTGGGTGTATTTGAGCAGTCGACGTGGGAAGAGATTGTACAG CGGTACGATAACTTATTCGAGAGAAACACTAAATCCGGGAGCTTTTACCTCCAATCGAAGGTTCACCGAGCCAAGGAATGTTTAGAAACTGTGTACCAAAAGAACAAGCAGGACGGTACTCCTACATGA
- the LOC133903412 gene encoding mitochondrial import inner membrane translocase subunit PAM16 like 2-like isoform X2, producing the protein MLPSNDDGMILSSGFDKQAKNSHDKAGKLIANLIVMGSTIIGRAMLQAYRKALDNANKIGVAHEAMNNIRRASKTMTEQEARQILGVFEQSTWEEIVQRYDNLFERNTKSGSFYLQSKVHRAKECLETVYQKNKQDGTPT; encoded by the exons ATGCTCCCGTCAAATGACGATGGAATGATTCTGAGTTCTGGATTTGATAAACAG GCTAAAAATTCACATGACAAG GCTGGGAAGCTTATTGCAAACCTGATTGTCATGGGCTCTACAATTATAGGAAGAGCTATGCTTCAGGCATACCGTAAAGCACTTGACA ATGCAAATAAAATTGGTGTGGCCCATGAAGCAATGAATAATATTCGGAGAGCCAGCAAAACAATGACCGAGCAAGAAGCGAGGCAGATACTGGGTGTATTTGAGCAGTCGACGTGGGAAGAGATTGTACAG CGGTACGATAACTTATTCGAGAGAAACACTAAATCCGGGAGCTTTTACCTCCAATCGAAGGTTCACCGAGCCAAGGAATGTTTAGAAACTGTGTACCAAAAGAACAAGCAGGACGGTACTCCTACATGA
- the LOC133903412 gene encoding mitochondrial import inner membrane translocase subunit PAM16 like 2-like isoform X3, whose protein sequence is MGSTIIGRAMLQAYRKALDNANKIGVAHEAMNNIRRASKTMTEQEARQILGVFEQSTWEEIVQRYDNLFERNTKSGSFYLQSKVHRAKECLETVYQKNKQDGTPT, encoded by the exons ATGGGCTCTACAATTATAGGAAGAGCTATGCTTCAGGCATACCGTAAAGCACTTGACA ATGCAAATAAAATTGGTGTGGCCCATGAAGCAATGAATAATATTCGGAGAGCCAGCAAAACAATGACCGAGCAAGAAGCGAGGCAGATACTGGGTGTATTTGAGCAGTCGACGTGGGAAGAGATTGTACAG CGGTACGATAACTTATTCGAGAGAAACACTAAATCCGGGAGCTTTTACCTCCAATCGAAGGTTCACCGAGCCAAGGAATGTTTAGAAACTGTGTACCAAAAGAACAAGCAGGACGGTACTCCTACATGA
- the LOC133903614 gene encoding UDP-xylose transporter 1-like produces MSDGAASRMGVAGALGLSVTSSVAIVICNKYLISTLGFFFATTLTSWHLMVTFFTLYGAQRLRFFEPKPIGARTVISFGLLNGISIGLLNLCLGFNSVGFYQMTKLAIIPFTIVLETIFLNKKFSQSIKASLMVLLLGVGIASVTDLQLNLLGSIIAVLTIAATCVGQILTNQIQRRLKVSSTQLLYQSSPYQSAVLLVTGPFVDKLLTKRDVFAFNYTVQVVAFIVMSCLIAVCVNFSTFLVIGTTSPVTYQVLGHLKTCLVLSFGYVLLRDPFTARNVAGILIAIFGMGLYSYYSVTESRKKNEAAGSLPVAAQMSDKDSAPLLGPKGSPWQESKDAESFDYVPRTAKSAFTGR; encoded by the exons ATGTCGGACGGCGCGGCCTCCCGGATGGGCGTCGCCGGCGCGCTGGGCCTCTCGGTCACGTCGTCCGTGGCCATCGTCATCTGCAACAAGTACCTCATCAGCACCCTCGGCTTCTTCTTCG CGACGACGCTGACGAGCTGGCACCTGATGGTGACCTTCTTCACGCTCTACGGCGCGCAGCGCCTGCGTTTCTTCGAGCCAAAGCCCATCGGTGCGCGCACCGTCATCTCCTTCGGCCTGCTCAATGGCATCTCCATTGGCCTCCTCAACCTCTGCCTCGGCTTCAACTCTGTTGGTTTCTATCAG ATGACCAAGCTGGCCATTATACCCTTCACCATAGTCTTGGAGACCATATTTCTGAACAAGAAGTTCAG CCAGAGCATCAAGGCCTCCCTTATGGTCCTGCTCCTGGGAGTCGGTATCGCGTCGGTCACCGATCTCCAGCTCAATCTCCTCGGTTCGATCATCGCCGTGCTCACCATCGCCGCGACATGCGTCGGCCAGATT CTGACCAACCAAATCCAGAGGAGGCTCAAGGTGTCCTCGACGCAGCTGCTGTACCAGTCCTCGCCGTACCAGTCCGCCGTGTTGCTCGTCACCGGCCCGTTCGTCGACAAGCTCCTGACCAAGCGCGACGTCTTTGCGTTCAACTACACCGTCCAAGTCGTG GCGTTCATCGTGATGTCGTGCTTGATCGCGGTGTGCGTGAACTTCAGCACGTTCCTGGTGATCGGCACGACTTCGCCGGTGACGTACCAGGTGCTGGGTCACCTCAAGACGTGCCTGGTCCTCTCCTTCGGCTACGTGCTGCTCAGGGACCCCTTCACCGCGCGCAACGTCGCCGGCATCCTCATCGCCATCTTCGGCATGGGCCTCTACTCCTACTACTCCGTCACCGAGAGCCGCAAGAAGAACGAGGCCGCCGGCTCGCTGCCGGTCGCCGCGCAG ATGAGCGACAAGGATTCGGCACCGCTCCTCGGCCCGAAGGGCTCGCCGTGGCAGGAGAGCAAGGACGCGGAGAGCTTCGATTACGTGCCGAGGACGGCGAAGAGCGCGTTTACCGGCCGGTGA